One Spiroplasma sp. NBRC 100390 DNA window includes the following coding sequences:
- the tuf gene encoding elongation factor Tu yields MAKQKFDRSLPHVNVGTIGHVDHGKTTLTAAITTVLAKKGFAEAQGYDNIDKAPEEKERGITINTSHVEYRTDKRHYAHVDCPGHADYVKNMITGAAQMDGAILVVAATDGPMPQTREHILLSRQVGVPKMVVFLNKCDMMGDDTEMIDLVEMEVRDLLSEYGFDGENTPVIRGSALKALEGDPQWEEKIMELMKAIDEWIDEPERDIAKPFMMPVEDVFTITGRGTVATGRVERGVVKVNEEVEIIGLKEETKKVVATGLEMFRKLLDDAKAGDNVGVLLRGVNRDDVERGQVIAKPGSVKPHKEFKAQVYVLSKEEGGRHTPFFGNYRPQFYFRTTDVTGSIKLPAGVEMVMPADNVEMTVELIAPVAIEEGTKFSIREGGRTIGAGTVVSIIK; encoded by the coding sequence ATGGCAAAACAAAAATTTGATAGAAGTTTACCACACGTAAATGTTGGAACAATTGGTCACGTTGACCATGGTAAAACAACTTTAACAGCGGCTATTACAACTGTATTAGCTAAAAAAGGATTTGCAGAAGCACAAGGATATGATAATATCGATAAAGCGCCTGAAGAAAAAGAACGTGGAATTACAATTAATACTTCACACGTTGAATACCGTACTGATAAAAGACACTATGCTCATGTTGACTGTCCAGGGCATGCCGATTATGTTAAAAACATGATTACAGGGGCTGCACAAATGGATGGTGCGATTTTAGTTGTTGCTGCAACTGATGGGCCAATGCCTCAAACAAGAGAACATATCTTATTATCAAGACAAGTTGGTGTACCAAAAATGGTTGTTTTCTTAAACAAATGTGATATGATGGGTGACGATACTGAAATGATCGACTTAGTTGAAATGGAAGTTAGAGACTTATTAAGTGAATATGGATTTGATGGAGAAAATACCCCAGTTATTAGAGGATCAGCATTAAAAGCACTTGAAGGTGATCCTCAATGAGAAGAAAAAATTATGGAATTAATGAAGGCAATTGATGAATGAATTGACGAACCAGAAAGAGATATTGCAAAACCATTTATGATGCCAGTTGAAGATGTTTTCACAATTACAGGACGTGGAACAGTTGCAACAGGACGTGTTGAACGTGGGGTTGTTAAAGTTAATGAAGAAGTTGAAATTATTGGATTAAAAGAAGAAACAAAAAAAGTTGTTGCAACAGGTTTAGAAATGTTCAGAAAATTATTAGATGACGCTAAAGCTGGAGACAATGTTGGGGTTTTATTACGTGGAGTAAACCGTGACGATGTTGAACGTGGACAAGTTATTGCAAAACCAGGTTCAGTTAAACCACATAAAGAATTTAAAGCACAAGTTTATGTTTTAAGTAAAGAAGAAGGAGGGCGTCATACGCCATTCTTTGGAAACTACCGTCCCCAATTTTATTTCCGTACAACTGATGTTACGGGTTCAATTAAATTACCAGCCGGAGTAGAAATGGTTATGCCAGCTGATAATGTTGAAATGACAGTTGAATTAATTGCCCCAGTTGCGATTGAAGAAGGAACAAAATTCTCAATTCGTGAAGGTGGTCGTACAATCGGTGCTGGAACAGTTGTTTCAATCATTAAATAA